From one Magnetofaba australis IT-1 genomic stretch:
- a CDS encoding hybrid sensor histidine kinase/response regulator: MRSLQHKLLLVTLSTVFLVALFAGASAVWITYVDHRDRAREKLDSALALLVKELSASARALDTTLEAEASTPEVRRMVTALHNLTAQGEQAATQELAYTLRIRLIQHLRQTLQTQPGDLAALWEDGRLSAIGRQHQILLLKEEGNGLSVFTPRDDAGLVRFSDELWRKAPAEQSLMAEMSSPPQIGATAVRREQQLYLQDAQPVRIQVEDPDNAYQLKTLPGAVIQYRRPIDNQRLHRFFERTHVEIEILTEDGVALVSSHPQHAASRQAIFAALSRHNRAAMQSVTRADVSYLARFSSYSLIEGAPLTLAAYIPHAQVIAQTGHILWLQGAGLGIGLLITVLVTLWLGRFITQPIIRMTERMRAVANTQDLSKRVAIESTDEIGELARSFNEMTERLQQADFAMRLAEQKYRSIFENSVEGIFQISSSGVLITANPALAQMLGYGAPRNLIASEDWMKRVFPRQSERKRLMLRLMRNHAIINYDITLRRRDGSTFAAMVNAYPVVTSGKGRLIEGAVQDMTERRQQERAEQARHAAEQANAAKTQFLAAMSHEIRTPMNVIMGISELLLEQESDAAKRDYLATSVSAGEGLLSLINDILDLSKIEAGEMTLGQEPFELNALMADVTRIFQQKATQKGLELSAVCDVGPAPWRLGDASRLRQVLINLVGNAIKFTQKGSVRLRGAPLSPTHYGFEVADSGIGVAPKHQQSIFQPFSQADSGISRQYGGTGLGLSICKRLIERMEGEITLESAPGRGSLFRVELPLPPTSAPTTAAHEAQTDEQTPAANGLKILIAEDSEDNIMLLKAYLSKTPHSLTFARNGEEAVKQYALRRFDLVLMDVQMPRMDGYAATRHIRQWERRNGRARAPIWALSAHAFDDAHRHSEEAGCDGHLTKPIRKKELLAFLERFHSAQHAADDAPEPPASQPSVFP, encoded by the coding sequence ATGCGCTCTCTTCAACACAAACTGTTATTGGTCACGCTCTCCACCGTGTTCCTGGTGGCGCTGTTCGCCGGGGCCTCAGCGGTGTGGATCACCTATGTGGACCACCGCGACCGCGCGCGTGAAAAGCTCGACAGCGCTCTGGCCCTGTTGGTCAAAGAGTTAAGCGCCAGCGCGCGGGCGTTGGACACCACTCTGGAAGCGGAAGCCAGCACGCCAGAGGTCCGCCGCATGGTCACGGCGTTGCACAACCTGACCGCACAGGGAGAACAGGCCGCCACTCAGGAGTTGGCCTATACCCTACGCATTCGCCTGATTCAGCATCTGCGGCAAACATTGCAGACTCAACCGGGCGATCTGGCGGCGCTGTGGGAGGATGGCCGCCTCAGCGCGATTGGCAGACAGCATCAGATTCTGCTGCTCAAGGAGGAGGGTAACGGCCTCTCCGTCTTCACCCCACGTGATGACGCGGGATTGGTGCGCTTTTCCGATGAACTGTGGCGCAAAGCCCCCGCGGAACAGTCGCTGATGGCGGAGATGTCCTCGCCGCCACAGATCGGCGCCACCGCAGTACGCCGTGAACAGCAACTCTATCTGCAAGATGCGCAGCCCGTGCGCATCCAGGTGGAAGATCCGGATAACGCCTACCAGCTCAAAACCCTCCCCGGGGCCGTTATCCAATATCGCCGCCCCATCGATAACCAGCGCTTACATCGCTTTTTTGAACGCACCCATGTCGAAATTGAAATTCTGACCGAAGATGGCGTCGCGCTGGTTTCCAGCCATCCCCAGCACGCAGCCAGCCGCCAGGCCATATTCGCCGCCCTGAGTCGCCATAATCGCGCCGCCATGCAAAGCGTCACCCGCGCGGATGTCTCCTACCTGGCGCGGTTTAGCAGCTATTCTCTCATCGAAGGCGCGCCGCTGACGCTGGCCGCCTACATCCCCCATGCCCAGGTCATTGCCCAAACCGGCCACATTCTGTGGTTGCAAGGGGCGGGGCTTGGGATCGGTTTGCTCATCACCGTGTTGGTCACATTGTGGTTGGGGCGTTTCATCACCCAGCCCATCATCCGCATGACCGAGCGCATGCGCGCGGTGGCCAACACCCAAGACCTCTCCAAGCGCGTGGCCATTGAAAGCACCGACGAGATTGGAGAATTAGCCCGCTCATTCAATGAGATGACAGAACGATTGCAACAGGCGGACTTCGCCATGCGGTTGGCGGAGCAGAAGTATCGCAGCATCTTTGAAAATTCCGTGGAAGGGATCTTTCAGATCTCCTCCAGCGGCGTGCTGATCACCGCCAATCCGGCATTGGCGCAAATGCTCGGCTATGGCGCGCCGCGCAACCTCATCGCCAGCGAAGACTGGATGAAGCGGGTGTTCCCCCGGCAGTCCGAACGCAAACGCCTGATGCTCCGCTTGATGCGCAACCACGCCATCATCAACTACGACATCACTCTGCGCCGTCGCGACGGTTCTACGTTCGCGGCCATGGTCAACGCCTATCCGGTGGTCACCAGCGGCAAAGGCCGCCTCATTGAAGGCGCGGTGCAGGATATGACCGAACGCAGACAGCAGGAGCGCGCCGAGCAGGCGCGTCATGCCGCCGAGCAGGCCAACGCCGCCAAGACCCAGTTCCTGGCCGCCATGAGCCATGAAATCCGCACCCCCATGAACGTCATCATGGGCATCAGCGAACTGCTGCTTGAACAGGAGAGCGATGCGGCCAAACGAGATTATCTGGCCACCTCGGTGAGCGCGGGGGAAGGCCTGCTGAGCCTGATCAACGATATTCTGGATCTGTCTAAAATCGAAGCCGGTGAGATGACCCTGGGGCAAGAGCCGTTTGAGTTGAACGCGCTCATGGCCGATGTGACGCGGATTTTCCAGCAGAAGGCGACGCAAAAGGGGCTGGAGCTGAGCGCCGTGTGTGATGTTGGTCCCGCGCCGTGGCGCCTGGGCGACGCCTCTCGCCTGCGGCAGGTGCTGATCAATCTGGTGGGCAACGCCATTAAATTCACCCAAAAGGGTTCGGTGCGTCTGCGCGGCGCCCCGCTCTCCCCCACGCACTATGGCTTTGAAGTGGCCGACTCCGGCATTGGCGTCGCGCCCAAGCATCAGCAGTCCATTTTCCAGCCCTTCTCCCAAGCCGATAGCGGCATTTCCCGGCAGTACGGCGGCACAGGCCTGGGCTTGAGCATCTGCAAGCGCCTGATCGAGCGCATGGAGGGAGAGATTACGCTGGAGAGCGCGCCAGGGCGCGGCAGTCTGTTTCGTGTGGAGCTTCCTCTGCCCCCCACCAGCGCGCCAACCACAGCGGCTCACGAGGCGCAGACAGATGAGCAGACGCCCGCGGCAAACGGGCTGAAAATTCTGATTGCCGAGGACTCGGAAGACAACATCATGCTGCTCAAAGCCTATTTGAGCAAAACGCCGCACAGCCTCACGTTTGCCCGCAATGGCGAGGAGGCGGTCAAGCAGTATGCGCTACGACGATTTGACTTGGTGCTGATGGATGTGCAGATGCCGCGCATGGACGGCTATGCCGCAACCCGCCACATCCGCCAATGGGAACGCCGCAATGGCCGCGCGCGCGCGCCAATCTGGGCGCTCTCAGCCCACGCCTTTGACGACGCGCACCGCCACTCCGAAGAGGCTGGCTGCGATGGGCACCTGACCAAGCCCATCCGCAAAAAAGAGCTGCTGGCCTTCCTCGAGCGGTTCCACAGCGCCCAGCACGCCGCCGACGACGCCCCGGAGCCCCCCGCCTCGCAGCCTAGCGTCTTCCCATAG
- a CDS encoding substrate-binding domain-containing protein, with protein sequence MRVRHLLIIMMLLTWPLPTWAQEADAEHYFFISHAGVTDPFWRVPFKGAADAAAMQGVKLTILAPERVNDHVRQMELFESALGQQPAGVAITVSDRHDFSRLLKQARKQGVPVIAVNTRPADDDRARNPYLAYVGMDDHAAGRAMAKRMLERGKLHGRVVVVTQQAGHAGLESRFAGISEVLGGSGCIVERLNLAMGEQTLDEQFAAYWRMRPDLAAVISLGPEATHPIGRVIKQRGAPLYFASFDLSPFTAALIRDGLLDFTVDQQPYMQGRFAVELLVLAHRYKLSPPDINTGIGIIDNTNLGAVENLSKQHIR encoded by the coding sequence ATGCGCGTGCGCCACCTGCTGATCATCATGATGCTGCTCACCTGGCCGCTGCCCACATGGGCGCAAGAGGCCGACGCCGAGCACTACTTTTTCATCTCTCACGCAGGCGTAACCGATCCCTTCTGGCGGGTCCCCTTCAAAGGCGCCGCCGACGCCGCCGCCATGCAGGGCGTCAAACTGACCATCCTGGCGCCGGAACGGGTGAATGATCATGTGCGCCAGATGGAGCTGTTTGAAAGCGCCTTGGGGCAACAGCCTGCGGGCGTTGCAATCACGGTGTCCGATCGCCATGACTTTAGCCGCTTGCTCAAGCAGGCGCGTAAACAAGGCGTCCCCGTCATTGCCGTCAACACCCGCCCTGCCGATGATGATCGCGCGCGCAACCCCTATCTGGCCTATGTCGGCATGGATGACCATGCCGCGGGACGCGCCATGGCAAAACGGATGCTTGAGCGCGGCAAACTCCATGGGCGCGTAGTGGTGGTCACCCAACAAGCGGGCCATGCAGGATTGGAATCGCGCTTTGCCGGCATCTCCGAAGTGCTGGGCGGAAGCGGCTGCATTGTTGAGCGCCTGAACCTGGCCATGGGCGAACAGACATTGGATGAACAGTTCGCCGCCTACTGGCGGATGCGCCCGGATCTGGCCGCCGTCATTTCGCTGGGGCCAGAGGCCACCCACCCCATCGGCCGCGTCATCAAACAGCGCGGCGCGCCCCTCTATTTCGCCAGTTTTGATCTCAGCCCATTCACCGCCGCCCTAATCCGGGATGGACTGCTGGATTTCACGGTCGATCAACAGCCCTACATGCAGGGTCGTTTCGCCGTGGAGCTTCTGGTGCTGGCGCATCGCTATAAGCTCTCGCCGCCCGATATCAACACCGGCATCGGCATCATCGACAACACGAATCTGGGCGCCGTTGAAAATCTGTCCAAACAGCATATTCGTTAA
- a CDS encoding TonB-dependent copper receptor — MKRTVSVVALIGAHLGAASAFAQSVTEPVAQLPGIVVEDSRLSEPGVAELTLEERAKGPVSDGGELLKTTPGVAGSRLGGHGMDPAIRGQAQNRINVLVDGAYLFGGCPNRMDPPTAYATSETYDAMRVIKGAQSLQYGPGGGGGTVLFTRNAPQADAQHPVSGRVGGGYRGNSDAVEGYLDAAASSEKAYVRVIGAHGRGSDYDDGDGNAVRAQYRESTGNLILGWRPDGKTHLEAGFEGVRARDLTYAGAGMDTPYTDMDTWRLKASHQFATDWLQGVDFKLSHAAVDHLMDNYTLRDYPSAMMLMRAPSDSDTLTAALGVDLAAGDHMVRVGVDYLRNDRDAERFRKSTTSAEFTQSYLWPDVRIEQIGLYGEDEWAIDGARRLKLGLRYDHVSASAGKADLTPNDPLGGVAKLSAAGLYAIYYGTTETSFSENNISGLARFEHDILGGDGVFYAVASRTVRTGDANERYMASNNNMSTDSRWVGNPAIEPEKHHQVEIGAQIQRGPWDLDVSLYHDRVSDFILRDRDHGASGAGNATIYRNINASLTGGEAAFNWRWNPQLRSGINLSYVYGEDRTDNRPLPQIPPLEAALTVDYARSAWSVGARARLAAQQNRVDDDAATGTGLDSGQTAGFQTLDLYGSYRWDNGLKLKLGVDNLLDQTYAEHMNRSSAFDVTQTQVNEAGRSLWMTLGWVF, encoded by the coding sequence ATGAAAAGAACAGTGAGTGTTGTCGCCCTGATCGGGGCGCATTTGGGGGCGGCGAGCGCGTTTGCCCAGTCAGTGACCGAGCCTGTGGCGCAGCTCCCCGGCATCGTGGTGGAGGATAGCCGTCTCTCCGAGCCCGGTGTGGCGGAGTTGACCCTGGAGGAGCGCGCCAAGGGACCGGTGAGTGATGGCGGCGAGCTGCTCAAAACCACCCCGGGGGTGGCGGGCAGTCGTTTGGGCGGCCACGGCATGGACCCGGCTATTCGCGGGCAGGCGCAAAATCGCATCAACGTGCTGGTGGACGGCGCCTATCTGTTCGGCGGTTGCCCCAACCGCATGGATCCGCCCACTGCCTACGCCACCTCGGAGACCTATGACGCCATGCGCGTGATCAAGGGCGCGCAATCGTTGCAATATGGTCCCGGCGGCGGCGGCGGTACGGTGCTGTTCACCCGCAATGCGCCGCAAGCGGACGCCCAGCATCCCGTGAGCGGGCGTGTGGGCGGCGGTTATCGCGGCAACAGCGATGCGGTGGAGGGGTATCTGGATGCGGCGGCCAGCTCCGAGAAGGCGTATGTGCGCGTCATCGGCGCCCACGGACGCGGCTCCGACTACGACGATGGCGACGGCAATGCGGTGCGCGCGCAGTATCGTGAGAGCACCGGCAATCTGATTCTCGGTTGGCGTCCCGATGGCAAAACCCATCTGGAAGCGGGTTTTGAAGGGGTGCGGGCGCGGGATTTGACCTATGCCGGCGCCGGCATGGATACGCCCTATACCGATATGGATACCTGGCGCTTGAAGGCGTCGCATCAGTTCGCCACAGACTGGCTGCAGGGGGTGGATTTCAAACTCTCCCACGCCGCGGTGGATCACCTGATGGACAACTACACCCTGCGCGACTACCCCAGCGCCATGATGCTGATGCGCGCGCCGTCGGACTCCGACACCCTTACCGCCGCGTTGGGGGTGGATCTGGCGGCGGGCGATCACATGGTGCGCGTGGGGGTGGACTACCTGCGCAATGATCGCGACGCCGAGCGTTTTCGCAAATCCACCACCAGCGCCGAGTTCACCCAATCCTACCTATGGCCCGACGTGCGCATTGAGCAGATCGGCCTGTATGGCGAGGATGAGTGGGCTATTGATGGCGCGCGGCGGCTTAAGTTGGGGCTGCGTTACGACCACGTCAGCGCCAGCGCGGGCAAAGCGGATCTTACCCCCAACGATCCCCTGGGCGGCGTGGCCAAGCTCAGCGCCGCCGGTCTCTACGCCATCTACTATGGGACCACCGAGACCTCTTTCTCAGAGAACAATATCAGTGGATTGGCCCGGTTTGAGCACGACATTCTGGGCGGTGACGGCGTGTTCTATGCGGTGGCCAGCCGCACCGTGCGCACCGGCGACGCCAATGAGCGCTACATGGCCTCCAATAACAACATGAGCACCGACTCGCGCTGGGTAGGCAACCCCGCCATCGAGCCGGAGAAGCACCATCAGGTGGAGATTGGCGCACAGATTCAGCGCGGTCCGTGGGATCTGGACGTGAGCCTCTATCATGACCGCGTCAGCGACTTCATTCTGCGCGATCGAGACCACGGCGCCAGCGGCGCGGGCAACGCCACTATCTATCGCAACATCAACGCCTCTCTGACCGGTGGCGAAGCCGCCTTCAACTGGCGTTGGAATCCGCAACTGCGCAGCGGGATCAACCTGAGCTACGTGTATGGCGAGGATCGTACCGATAATCGTCCGCTGCCGCAGATTCCGCCGCTGGAGGCGGCGCTGACCGTGGACTACGCCCGCAGCGCCTGGAGCGTGGGCGCCCGCGCCCGTCTGGCGGCGCAGCAGAATCGCGTGGATGACGACGCCGCCACCGGGACCGGTCTCGATAGCGGGCAGACGGCTGGATTCCAAACGCTTGATCTCTATGGCTCCTATCGTTGGGATAATGGCCTAAAGCTCAAACTCGGTGTGGACAATCTGCTGGATCAAACCTACGCTGAGCATATGAATCGCAGCAGCGCGTTTGACGTGACCCAGACACAAGTGAACGAGGCGGGACGCAGTCTCTGGATGACCCTGGGCTGGGTCTTCTAA